Proteins co-encoded in one Marinobacter qingdaonensis genomic window:
- a CDS encoding cold-shock protein — MSTTTGTVKFFNEAKGFGFITREGGPDVFVHYSAIQGSGFKTLAEGQQVEFTVTQGQKGPQAENVVAL, encoded by the coding sequence ATGTCTACTACTACCGGTACTGTTAAGTTCTTCAACGAAGCAAAAGGCTTTGGCTTTATCACTCGTGAAGGCGGCCCGGACGTATTCGTTCACTACAGCGCTATTCAGGGCAGCGGTTTCAAGACTCTGGCAGAAGGCCAGCAGGTCGAGTTCACCGTTACCCAGGGCCAGAAAGGTCCTCAGGCGGAGAACGTTGTTGCTCTGTAA
- a CDS encoding lysophospholipid acyltransferase family protein, translating to MLKTLKAIWIFFWAILLTLLLFLPIVIAALAGKRGDAAFHGTQIFAWVILKVCGIRLVVRGREHIQPSQRYVILSNHASYFDPPALVLALGLQYRWVIKKELRKVPLFGLALETSRNLFIDRARGSDALESIKHGVAQLPDGTGILMFPEGTRSWDGQLLPFKKGGFVIARDGQLPILPITVRGSHDRLPKGQAAFTPGVIEIVIHPPVATADRDLDSLRDQVRGTIAAAL from the coding sequence ATGCTCAAGACCCTCAAGGCCATCTGGATCTTCTTCTGGGCCATATTGCTGACCCTCCTCCTGTTTTTACCCATCGTGATTGCCGCGCTCGCGGGCAAACGCGGCGATGCTGCCTTCCACGGCACTCAAATTTTTGCCTGGGTCATCCTGAAGGTGTGTGGTATTCGCCTGGTGGTACGTGGGCGCGAGCATATCCAGCCCAGCCAGCGCTACGTCATCCTGAGCAACCACGCGTCCTATTTCGACCCACCGGCCCTGGTGCTGGCCCTGGGCCTGCAGTATCGCTGGGTGATCAAGAAGGAACTGCGCAAGGTGCCGCTGTTCGGACTGGCCCTGGAAACCTCCCGCAACCTGTTCATCGACCGCGCCCGCGGCAGTGATGCCCTGGAGAGCATCAAGCACGGGGTGGCGCAGTTGCCCGATGGCACCGGCATTCTGATGTTCCCGGAAGGAACCCGGTCCTGGGACGGTCAGTTGCTGCCGTTCAAGAAGGGGGGCTTTGTCATTGCTCGGGATGGTCAGCTGCCGATTCTGCCCATCACCGTACGCGGCTCCCACGACCGGCTGCCCAAGGGCCAGGCGGCGTTCACCCCGGGAGTCATCGAGATCGTGATCCACCCGCCGGTGGCAACCGCCGATCGCGACCTCGACAGCCTGCGGGACCAGGTGCGGGGCACCATTGCCGCCGCCCTCTGA
- the crcB gene encoding fluoride efflux transporter CrcB gives MWLSVLAVSTGAVIGANLRWLLGLWLNSSYHAIPYGTLVANLSGGWLIGLLIGYFSHGSSLAPEWRLFAITGLCGALTTFSTFSLEMLAAFQAGKWAMAIGGILAHVIGSLLMTALGIYTFGLVRG, from the coding sequence ATGTGGCTATCGGTATTGGCAGTGAGCACGGGCGCCGTGATCGGCGCAAACCTGAGATGGCTGCTGGGGCTCTGGCTCAACAGCAGCTACCACGCCATCCCCTATGGCACCCTGGTGGCCAACCTGAGTGGCGGCTGGCTGATCGGTCTGCTGATTGGCTACTTCAGTCATGGCAGCTCGCTGGCGCCGGAATGGCGGCTGTTCGCCATCACCGGCCTGTGCGGTGCGCTGACCACCTTCTCGACTTTTTCCCTGGAAATGCTGGCGGCGTTCCAGGCCGGCAAGTGGGCCATGGCGATCGGAGGCATCCTGGCGCATGTGATCGGATCGTTGCTGATGACGGCGTTGGGGATTTACACCTTCGGGCTGGTGCGTGGTTGA
- the ald gene encoding alanine dehydrogenase: MKIGVPREIKNREYRVGMTPAAVHELAGHGHEVFVETQAGAAIGFSDQDYRQAGAQILDQASEVFEAAELIVKVKEPQAQERALLTPGHTLFTYLHLAPDQAQTDELVASGATCIAYETVTDRSGRLPLLAPMSEVAGRMSIQAGAHCLEKAAGGRGVLLGGVPGVSAARVTIIGAGVVGQNALAMAVGLGAQVTVLDRDMAVLRSLDQRYGNRITTLFSTAQTLDQAVTESDLVIGGVLIPGASAPKLVTRDMIRRMPEGSVLVDVAIDQGGCAETSRATTHDDPTYLVDGVVHYCVANMPGAVARTATLALNNVTLPFVAALANNGPVQAMKDDPHLLAGLNVAGGKVTYREVAEATGHPYTKAESLLGS; this comes from the coding sequence ATGAAAATCGGGGTACCCAGGGAAATCAAGAACCGCGAATACCGGGTCGGCATGACCCCCGCCGCGGTGCACGAGCTGGCCGGCCATGGCCACGAGGTCTTCGTCGAAACCCAGGCCGGGGCCGCCATCGGGTTTTCCGACCAGGACTACCGGCAGGCGGGGGCGCAGATTCTGGACCAGGCGTCCGAGGTGTTTGAGGCCGCCGAGTTGATCGTCAAGGTCAAGGAGCCCCAGGCCCAGGAGCGGGCCCTGCTGACGCCCGGGCACACCCTGTTCACATACCTGCACCTGGCGCCGGACCAGGCTCAGACCGATGAGCTGGTAGCGTCCGGGGCGACCTGCATCGCCTACGAGACGGTGACCGACCGCTCCGGCCGGTTGCCCCTGCTGGCGCCCATGTCGGAGGTGGCCGGGCGGATGTCGATCCAGGCCGGCGCCCACTGCCTGGAAAAGGCGGCCGGCGGTCGTGGCGTGCTGCTGGGCGGTGTGCCCGGGGTCAGCGCCGCCCGGGTGACCATCATCGGCGCGGGCGTGGTGGGCCAGAATGCCCTGGCCATGGCGGTGGGGCTGGGCGCCCAGGTCACCGTGCTGGACCGCGACATGGCGGTGCTGCGCAGCCTGGACCAGCGCTATGGCAATCGCATCACCACGCTGTTTTCCACCGCCCAGACCCTCGATCAGGCGGTCACCGAATCGGACCTGGTCATCGGCGGTGTGCTGATTCCGGGCGCCTCGGCGCCCAAGCTGGTGACCCGGGACATGATTCGCCGGATGCCCGAGGGCAGTGTGCTGGTGGACGTGGCCATTGACCAGGGCGGCTGCGCCGAAACCTCCCGGGCGACCACCCATGACGATCCCACGTATCTGGTCGACGGTGTGGTACATTACTGCGTGGCCAACATGCCCGGTGCCGTGGCGCGCACCGCCACCCTGGCCCTGAACAACGTCACCCTGCCGTTCGTGGCGGCCCTGGCCAACAATGGCCCGGTCCAGGCCATGAAGGACGACCCGCATCTGCTGGCGGGCCTGAATGTGGCGGGCGGCAAGGTGACTTACCGGGAGGTGGCAGAGGCCACCGG
- a CDS encoding dienelactone hydrolase family protein → MTRLTFSAFAGILFTFASTQAGAAMQTETVEYQIDDQTFTGYLAWDDAVDGERPGVLVVHEWWGHNDFARDQAEKLAAAGYTAFALDMYGSGKLAEHPDTAKQFMQEATRDMEQIKARFMTAKTLLAEHDTVDGDRIAAQGYCFGGAVVLNMARLGVDLDGVVSYHGALGSPLKAEPGQVSARIQVYTGGADQMVPSDQVAGLVQEMQDAGVDLTLVTFPGVLHSFTNPGADRFAEEFGMPVGYDEAAATRSWDGTLRFYREIFGQ, encoded by the coding sequence ATGACGCGACTCACATTTTCGGCATTCGCCGGGATCCTATTCACCTTTGCCAGCACGCAGGCAGGCGCCGCCATGCAAACCGAAACCGTTGAATACCAGATCGATGACCAGACCTTCACCGGCTACCTGGCCTGGGACGACGCCGTCGACGGCGAGCGACCCGGGGTACTGGTGGTCCACGAATGGTGGGGCCACAACGACTTCGCCCGGGACCAGGCCGAGAAACTGGCCGCCGCCGGTTACACCGCCTTTGCCCTGGACATGTACGGCAGCGGCAAGCTGGCGGAGCACCCGGACACCGCCAAACAGTTCATGCAGGAAGCCACCCGGGACATGGAGCAGATCAAGGCCCGATTCATGACGGCGAAGACGCTGCTGGCCGAGCACGACACCGTGGACGGCGACCGCATTGCCGCCCAGGGTTACTGTTTTGGCGGCGCGGTGGTGCTGAACATGGCGCGCCTGGGCGTGGATCTGGACGGCGTGGTCAGCTACCACGGCGCCCTGGGCAGCCCCCTGAAGGCAGAGCCCGGGCAGGTGTCGGCGCGGATCCAGGTCTACACCGGCGGTGCCGACCAGATGGTGCCGTCAGACCAGGTCGCCGGACTGGTGCAGGAAATGCAGGATGCCGGTGTCGATCTGACCCTGGTCACCTTCCCGGGGGTACTGCACTCCTTCACCAACCCGGGCGCGGACCGCTTCGCCGAGGAGTTCGGCATGCCGGTGGGCTACGACGAGGCCGCCGCCACCCGGTCCTGGGACGGCACCCTGCGGTTCTACCGGGAGATTTTCGGCCAGTAA